A region from the Triticum aestivum cultivar Chinese Spring chromosome 3D, IWGSC CS RefSeq v2.1, whole genome shotgun sequence genome encodes:
- the LOC123075614 gene encoding G-type lectin S-receptor-like serine/threonine-protein kinase SD2-5 → MDPRLVAVKEGAIYCANLGSASWNFYDQLGSHVSHLNISYGESDADAGANETLTTAVLGNDGSISFSALPTGSGRSTLPLGIPPDSCDPHKNPTEFQLAQLDSGVGYIGTSFASPDVAKTNITGCKDTCMANCSCVAMFFNQTSGDCFLFDQIGSLQKKAGDRTVLTTFVKIPNHVSGQGGRHTVIIVATVVGPLAFIGVLIYVGLYIYRWTSTQDQEEGYGYLHTMAGAPTRFTYKELQAATNNFSDKLGEGGFGSVYLGTLPDGSHIAVKQLEGVGQGEKEFRSEVTIIGSIHHIHLVKLRGFCTEGVHRLVAYEYMANGSLHRWIFASEEDDAPVLDWDTRFYITLGTAKGLAYLHQDCESKIIHCDIKPENVLLDDNFTAKVSDFGLAKLMSREQSEAFTTLRGTRGYLAPEWITNCAVSDKSDVYSYGMVLLEIISGRRSFNRVEVSEKAHFPPFAFKKMEEGDICTIFDAKLKYDRDDDRMDRAIKVALWCIQEDFHQRPSMSKVVQMLEGVCDVPRPPTSSQTGSMFHVTGHKSSGAIPSAVQLSEAR, encoded by the exons ATGGATCCCAGGCTGGTCGCCGTCAAGGAAGGTGCCATATACTGTGCGAACCTCGGCTCAGCTTCCTGGAACTTCTATGATCAATTGGGGTCGCATGTATCTCATCTTAACATTTCATATGGTGAGAGTGATGCTGATGCCGGCGCCAACGAGACGCTGACTACTGCCGTCCTCGGTAACGATGGATCCATCTCGTTCAGCGCCCTGCCGACTGGGAGTGGCCGGAGCACTCTCCCATTGGGGATTCCGCCAGACTCGTGCGAC CCACATAAAAATCCAACTGAGTTTCAGCTAGCTCAACTCGACAGTGGAGTTGGGTACATCGGCACAAGCTTCGCCTCGCCTGACGTGGCCAAGACCAACATCACAGGATGCAAGGACACCTGCATGGCCAATTGTTCGTGCGTTGCGATGTTCTTCAACCAAACTTCAGGTGACTGCTTCCTCTTTGATCAGATTGGTAGCTTGCAGAAGAAAGCTGGGGACAGAACTGTTCTTACAACTTTTGTCAAGATACCTAACCATGTCTCAGGGCAAGGTGGGAGGCACACCGTTATTATTGTTGCCACTGTAGTCGGACCTTTGGCATTCATAGGGGTGCTTATTTATGTTGGTCTCTACATATATCGATGGACATCAACACAAGATCAAGAGGAAGGTTATGGGTATCTCCACACGATGGCTGGAGCGCCGACACGATTCACTTACAAGGAGCTCCAAGCTGCAACGAACAACTTCTCCGACAAGCTTGGCGAGGGAGGATTTGGATCAGTGTACCTCGGAACGCTCCCAGATGGGAGCCACATCGCTGTGAAGCAGCTGGAAGGTGTTGGCCAAGGGGAGAAAGAGTTCCGGTCTGAGGTGACAATAATTGGTAGCATCCACCACATACATCTAGTTAAACTCCGAGGTTTTTGTACCGAGGGGGTGCACAGGCTCGTTGCTTATGAGTACATGGCAAACGGATCTCTGCATAGGTGGATTTTTGCTAGTGAAGAAGATGATGCTCCAGTTCTGGACTGGGATACGAGGTTCTACATCACGCTTGGAACAGCAAAAGGTTTGGCATATCTTCATCAGGATTGTGAGTCAAAGATCATACACTGCGACATCAAGCCTGAGAATGTTCTACTCGATGATAACTTCACTGCAAAGGTATCGGACTTCGGCCTTGCCAAACTGATGAGCAGAGAGCAAAGCGAGGCCTTCACAACACTGAGGGGCACACGGGGCTACCTTGCACCCGAGTGGATCACCAACTGTGCGGTCTCGGATAAGAGCGATGTGTATAGTTATGGGATGGTCCTGCTTGAGATAATTAGCGGGCGGAGGAGCTTCAATCGTGTGGAGGTCTCAGAGAAAGCCCATTTCCCACCCTTCGCCTTCAAGAAGATGGAGGAAGGTGATATTTGCACTATCTTCGATGCCAAGCTCAAGTATGATAGAGATGATGATCGAATGGATAGAGCGATCAAGGTTGCTCTATGGTGCATCCAGGAAGATTTCCACCAGAGACCTTCCATGTCAAAAGTTGTCCAGATGCTTGAAGGTGTATGTGATGTGCCTCGTCCACCGACATCCTCACAAACTGGATCCATGTTCCATGTGACTGGTCACAAATCAAGTGGTGCAATACCTTCAGCTGTGCAGCTCTCTGAAGCTAGATGA